One window from the genome of [Clostridium] celerecrescens 18A encodes:
- the glpK gene encoding glycerol kinase GlpK produces the protein MAKYVMALDAGTTSNRCILFNEKGEMCSVAQKEFTQYFPKPGWVEHDANEIWSTQLGVAVEAISMIGARAEDIAAIGITNQRETTIVWDKETGEPVYHAIVWQCRRTAEYCDSLKEKGLVDTFRSKTGLVIDAYFSATKLKWILDNVEGVRERAEKGELLFGTVETWLIWKLTKGKVHVTDYSNASRTMMFNINTLMWDDEILAELNIPKSMLPEAKPSSCVYGESDPQFFGGIIPIGGAAGDQQAALFGQTCFNAGEAKNTYGTGCFMLMNTGEKPVFSKNGLVTTIAWGLDGKVNYALEGSIFVAGAAIQWLRDELKLIDSAQDSEYMANKVKDTNGCYVVPAFTGLGAPHWDQYARGTLVGITRGVNKYHIIRATLDSLCYQVNDVLQAMRADSGIQLAALKVDGGASANNYLMQTQADIIDAPVNRPQCVETTAMGAAYLAGLAVGYWANKEEVIKNWAIDRTFTPEISEDKRNEMVSGWNKAVKYSFGWSKED, from the coding sequence ATGGCGAAGTATGTAATGGCATTGGATGCGGGTACGACAAGTAACAGATGTATCCTTTTTAACGAAAAGGGTGAGATGTGCAGTGTGGCACAAAAGGAATTCACACAATATTTTCCAAAGCCAGGCTGGGTAGAGCATGATGCAAATGAAATCTGGTCAACACAGCTGGGAGTTGCAGTTGAGGCTATATCAATGATCGGTGCACGCGCAGAGGATATCGCGGCAATCGGTATCACAAATCAGCGTGAAACAACAATTGTATGGGATAAGGAGACTGGGGAGCCCGTATATCATGCGATTGTATGGCAGTGCCGGAGAACCGCCGAATACTGTGACTCTTTGAAAGAAAAAGGCTTGGTTGATACCTTCCGGTCGAAAACAGGTTTGGTAATTGATGCTTATTTTTCAGCAACAAAGTTAAAATGGATCCTTGATAACGTAGAAGGAGTCCGGGAACGTGCAGAAAAGGGTGAATTACTGTTTGGTACGGTAGAGACCTGGCTGATCTGGAAGCTGACTAAGGGTAAGGTTCATGTAACGGATTACTCCAATGCATCCCGTACCATGATGTTTAACATCAATACGTTAATGTGGGATGATGAAATTCTGGCAGAACTTAATATCCCGAAATCAATGCTTCCGGAAGCTAAGCCATCGAGCTGCGTATATGGGGAAAGTGATCCGCAGTTTTTCGGCGGTATCATTCCGATCGGCGGCGCCGCAGGCGATCAGCAGGCTGCACTGTTTGGCCAGACTTGCTTTAATGCCGGTGAGGCTAAGAATACTTATGGAACCGGATGCTTTATGCTGATGAACACTGGTGAGAAGCCGGTATTCTCTAAGAATGGTCTCGTAACAACGATTGCCTGGGGATTGGACGGCAAAGTGAATTATGCACTGGAAGGTTCAATTTTTGTGGCGGGTGCTGCGATTCAATGGCTGCGGGATGAATTAAAGCTGATCGATTCTGCTCAGGATTCCGAGTATATGGCGAATAAAGTTAAGGATACCAACGGCTGTTATGTGGTACCGGCGTTTACAGGTCTTGGGGCACCTCATTGGGATCAGTATGCCAGAGGCACTTTAGTTGGAATTACCCGTGGTGTAAACAAATACCATATTATCCGGGCAACTCTGGATTCCCTCTGCTATCAGGTAAACGATGTTCTGCAGGCGATGCGGGCTGATTCCGGCATTCAGCTGGCAGCTCTTAAGGTAGATGGTGGTGCAAGTGCCAACAATTATCTGATGCAGACGCAGGCAGATATCATTGATGCACCGGTTAACCGTCCTCAGTGCGTCGAGACGACTGCGATGGGAGCTGCATATCTGGCAGGGCTTGCAGTTGGCTACTGGGCGAATAAGGAAGAGGTAATTAAGAACTGGGCAATTGATAGAACCTTTACTCCTGAAATCTCAGAGGATAAGAGGAATGAAATGGTAAGTGGCTGGAATAAAGCTGTTAAATATTCTTTTGGCTGGTCAAAGGAAGACTAA
- a CDS encoding glycerol-3-phosphate responsive antiterminator, which translates to MDQKYYDLFESNPVIAAVKDMKGLADCCSMEEIRVVFILFGDICNLSSIVKQIKDADKVAMVHIDLITGLSGREIAVDFIKNNTKADGIISTKPALIKRAKELSLFTTLRIFVLDSMAFENIDRLMNVARPDIIEILPGLMPKVIKRVCSLVKVPVIAGGLISDKEDVMEALTAGAISVSTTNPMVWKM; encoded by the coding sequence ATGGACCAGAAATATTACGACTTGTTTGAGAGCAATCCGGTTATCGCGGCGGTAAAGGATATGAAAGGTCTTGCCGACTGCTGTAGCATGGAGGAGATCCGGGTGGTGTTTATCCTGTTCGGTGATATCTGCAATTTAAGTTCGATTGTTAAGCAGATCAAAGATGCGGATAAAGTAGCTATGGTACATATTGACCTGATTACAGGTTTAAGCGGAAGAGAAATTGCAGTTGATTTCATTAAGAATAATACGAAAGCGGACGGCATTATCTCAACAAAGCCGGCACTGATTAAGCGGGCAAAAGAATTATCATTATTCACAACATTAAGAATATTTGTCCTGGATTCTATGGCTTTTGAAAATATAGATAGGCTGATGAATGTAGCCAGGCCGGATATTATCGAAATATTGCCCGGTCTGATGCCAAAGGTGATTAAGAGGGTATGCAGTCTGGTCAAGGTGCCGGTGATAGCCGGAGGTCTGATATCGGACAAAGAGGATGTGATGGAGGCTCTCACCGCAGGTGCGATATCCGTATCCACAACCAATCCGATGGTATGGAAAATGTAA
- a CDS encoding thioredoxin family protein, translated as MLDITTISAESNLIDQELNVQLSDILKKMKDPVTIKAVVDISREKDLQMASFLKTIVSLSEKLCLELYSPEEGDQVPELDTAFLPVTGLYKAGSYGRCAFHGIPGGKEINSFILAIYNLAGPGQKISGGLRKKILKLKTKTNIKICVSLSCHHCPGVVAACQQIAILNPDIEAEMIDAALYTDLVAKYNIERVPMIIFNDKEIHMGNKAIEEIVTLLK; from the coding sequence ATGCTTGATATTACAACAATATCAGCAGAAAGTAATTTGATTGATCAGGAGCTGAACGTGCAGCTGTCTGATATATTGAAAAAAATGAAAGACCCGGTGACAATCAAAGCAGTGGTGGATATTTCAAGGGAAAAAGATTTGCAGATGGCTTCATTTCTGAAAACGATTGTCTCTCTCAGTGAAAAGCTGTGCCTGGAGCTGTACTCCCCGGAGGAGGGGGATCAGGTTCCGGAGCTGGATACGGCTTTTCTGCCGGTTACCGGTCTTTATAAGGCGGGAAGCTATGGCCGCTGTGCTTTTCACGGAATTCCGGGCGGGAAAGAAATCAATTCTTTTATTTTGGCTATATATAATCTTGCAGGTCCGGGGCAGAAGATATCGGGCGGCCTGCGAAAAAAGATTTTAAAGCTCAAGACAAAAACCAATATAAAGATATGTGTATCCTTGTCATGCCATCATTGTCCCGGGGTAGTGGCGGCTTGTCAGCAGATTGCAATTTTGAATCCTGATATCGAGGCGGAAATGATCGATGCGGCACTTTATACGGATTTGGTCGCCAAGTATAATATTGAGCGTGTGCCGATGATCATATTCAATGATAAAGAAATCCATATGGGGAACAAGGCGATAGAGGAAATTGTCACATTGTTAAAATAA
- a CDS encoding MalY/PatB family protein encodes MKYNFDQIIDRRGTYCTQWDYIKDRFGEEDLLPFSISDTDFMVPWPIRKKLLEVVEHGIYGYSRWNHEEFKGAVAGYFADRHKVLVSPDWVVYSPSVLYSIAVLFRLLSREHDRVLVFEPMYDAFYHVIKDNNREMVPLRLIPENGRYEIDFIRFENLVKECRIFLLCSPHNPTGRVWTTDEMDRMVELCRKHQVTIISDEIHSDVILTDRKHCPILKYGNQYDQLYLVSSASKTFNTPGLIGSYCVLPDKGIRDPFISRMRNRDFLNSVSLMGMHAMMTGYGECMDYADQLCTYIRGNMKELSIFVEKELADTGVRFRMPEATYLAWIDMSRVGADSGAIQNALVHEGKVGIMPGKVYGDENYLRMNLGCPRGKLMEGLERMKRAMEKLSLI; translated from the coding sequence ATGAAGTATAATTTTGATCAAATAATTGACAGACGGGGAACATATTGTACCCAGTGGGATTATATAAAAGACCGGTTCGGAGAGGAGGATTTGCTTCCCTTTTCCATTTCTGATACGGATTTCATGGTGCCCTGGCCAATCAGGAAAAAGCTTTTGGAAGTGGTGGAACATGGAATCTATGGCTACAGCCGGTGGAACCATGAAGAATTTAAAGGTGCTGTGGCAGGATACTTTGCTGACCGACACAAGGTTTTGGTCAGCCCGGATTGGGTGGTCTACAGCCCATCGGTTCTGTATTCCATTGCAGTGCTTTTTCGCCTGCTGAGCCGTGAGCATGACAGGGTACTGGTGTTTGAACCCATGTATGATGCCTTTTATCACGTAATTAAAGACAATAACCGGGAAATGGTCCCTCTGCGGCTTATACCGGAAAACGGCAGGTATGAAATCGATTTTATCCGGTTCGAGAACCTGGTTAAGGAGTGCCGGATTTTCCTGCTTTGCTCCCCTCACAATCCTACGGGCCGGGTCTGGACTACGGATGAAATGGACCGGATGGTGGAATTGTGCAGAAAGCATCAGGTTACAATCATTTCGGATGAGATACACTCGGATGTGATTTTGACAGACCGGAAGCATTGTCCGATTCTTAAATATGGGAATCAATATGACCAGCTGTATCTGGTCAGCTCCGCCAGCAAGACTTTTAACACGCCCGGCCTTATAGGCTCTTACTGTGTCCTTCCCGATAAAGGAATCCGTGATCCGTTTATTTCCCGGATGCGAAACAGGGATTTTCTCAACTCCGTCAGCCTTATGGGGATGCATGCCATGATGACAGGCTACGGGGAATGTATGGATTACGCAGACCAGCTGTGCACCTATATCAGGGGAAATATGAAGGAATTGTCCATCTTTGTGGAAAAGGAACTGGCGGATACCGGAGTGAGATTCCGCATGCCGGAAGCCACTTATCTGGCCTGGATTGATATGAGCAGAGTGGGTGCAGACAGCGGTGCCATACAGAATGCGCTTGTCCATGAGGGAAAGGTCGGAATCATGCCGGGAAAGGTTTATGGGGATGAGAATTACCTCCGGATGAATCTGGGGTGTCCCCGGGGAAAGCTGATGGAAGGCTTAGAGAGGATGAAAAGGGCTATGGAGAAGCTTTCGCTGATATAA
- a CDS encoding M20/M25/M40 family metallo-hydrolase — MDKEFLKELCEAKAVASNERRVRDVLRKNCTPYAQELAYDGLGSIIFTQGGEGPSILLAAHMDEVGFLVRSISSQGMVMVLPVGNVRTFSSFMQEVTVTTAGGREYKGILNAVYDEGKKEATGLYVDMGQDGLEEVMDLGVQPGDMVTFSSVYREYENGRFAARALDDRAGCWVMGELMKRMDGNVHPNRISYAFTSSEEVGTRGAKTAARVVLPDICIVLDAACSGNEFVRDHTNNRQIGKGPMIVHYDKTVVSNRAMVELVRRCAKELDIHVQDDMFLNGGTDGGVLHQDGTGHPAVVLGIPTRYGHSPYSIACYRDMEQMVDLLECLLIKLDKEVCRQIGFEAEVYEV, encoded by the coding sequence ATGGATAAAGAATTTTTAAAAGAATTATGTGAGGCCAAGGCGGTGGCCTCCAATGAACGCCGGGTTAGGGATGTACTGCGTAAAAATTGCACGCCCTATGCCCAGGAATTGGCTTATGACGGTCTTGGCAGCATCATTTTCACCCAGGGGGGAGAAGGGCCGTCGATCCTTTTAGCCGCCCATATGGATGAGGTGGGATTTCTGGTGCGGTCCATTTCCAGCCAGGGGATGGTGATGGTGCTGCCCGTTGGAAATGTACGGACCTTTTCCAGCTTCATGCAGGAAGTAACAGTCACAACTGCCGGCGGCAGGGAGTATAAAGGGATATTAAACGCAGTATATGACGAAGGTAAAAAAGAGGCAACAGGCCTTTATGTGGATATGGGGCAGGACGGTTTAGAGGAGGTCATGGACCTTGGAGTGCAGCCTGGAGATATGGTAACTTTCTCTTCCGTTTACAGGGAATACGAAAATGGCCGTTTTGCCGCCAGGGCCCTTGATGACAGGGCGGGCTGCTGGGTGATGGGAGAGTTAATGAAACGGATGGATGGGAACGTTCATCCGAACCGTATCAGCTATGCATTTACCAGTTCCGAGGAAGTGGGGACGAGAGGCGCAAAAACAGCGGCAAGAGTTGTGCTTCCGGATATCTGCATTGTATTGGATGCAGCCTGCAGCGGAAATGAGTTCGTGCGTGACCACACCAATAACCGGCAGATTGGAAAGGGGCCTATGATCGTTCACTATGACAAAACCGTTGTAAGCAACCGCGCCATGGTGGAGCTGGTACGCCGTTGTGCAAAGGAGCTTGATATCCATGTGCAGGACGATATGTTCTTAAACGGAGGAACGGATGGCGGTGTGCTTCATCAGGACGGAACGGGACATCCTGCCGTGGTGCTGGGAATTCCGACGCGCTATGGACATTCTCCCTATTCCATTGCATGTTACCGGGATATGGAGCAGATGGTGGATTTGCTGGAGTGCCTGCTGATAAAGCTGGATAAAGAGGTCTGCAGGCAGATCGGATTTGAGGCGGAAGTATATGAAGTATAA